The window TGAGGATCCTGCCTGTTCAAAACCTGACCAGAATACTGCAGAAAATAGTAATAAAAGGGCAATAGCTCCAATTTTCTTCTTCTCATCTTGGTTAAGACCGCTAAAAAGAAATATAGCCACAAAGAACAATACTAATGCAGCCGCCACTACAAAAGAGGATATATTTGCGACACTAACAACATCAATATTAATTATTCCAAAAGTAGTAGCTAAAACCAATGCGATTAAGCCAATTAAAAATGTCCAAATTCCTAATTTTACTTTTCTTCTAAAACCAATCTGTTTTGTATCGGCCGGATCATATCCTTCTGGTTGAGCTCCAATATCACCTAAATATTTCGAAGAAGCCCTATACTGAATTACACCTAATAACATTCCAACACCTGCAGCTCCAAAACCAAGATGCCAGTTAATGCTTTCACCTAAGTAACCAGTGATCAAAGGAGCAATAACAGCACCTAAATTAATACCCATGTAAAATATAGAAAAACCAGCATCTCTTCTGGCTGGTTCATTGTCTTTATATAATCCTCCTACAATACTACTTATATTAGGTTTTAGTAATCCTGTTCCGATAACGATTAAAATCAAACCTATAAAAAAGAACTCATCTGTTGGGACTGCCATCGCAAAGTGTCCACATGCGATGATGATTCCCCCATACCAAACTGCTTTTTGAAGTCCGAAAAATCTATCTGCTAACCAACCACCTGGTAAGGCTAATAAGTAAACGAACATGGTATATAAACCATAAATAGCAGTTGCAGATTTATCATCTAGTCCGAGTCCTCCCGTTTCAATTGAGGCAACCATAAATAGAACCAAAAGGGCACGCATACCATAATAACTGAAGCGTTCCCAAAACTCAGTAAAGAATAAGGTTGCCAATCCTCTAGGGTGGCCGAAAAATGTTTTTTCAGAATTCATATTACCTATAGATTATCTTTATTTTAAAAATTCGAATGCTAAATCTAACACGGCATCTTCATTAAAACAAATTGGCAGTCAAAATCGGCTTTAAAATTACTAGAAAGTGTATTTTTTACACTATCTAAACATTTGTAAATGATTAAAAAATTACTTTTTATGCTTATTAAAATCTTTAACTTTGCCAGCCAAACCATGTTATATCTAGCAAAAACATAAAAATAATGAAGGAATTTGGATTAAAATCCTCTAAATCCGGCTTAGAGGATTTGGGTTTAAAAAATGTTGCTGAAGCGTATTGGAATCTTAGCCCTGCAGAATTAACAGAGCATGCTTTGGCTAATGGCGAAGGTGTACTTACAGATACTGGTGCTTTAATGTGTGATACCGGTAAATTTACGGGGCGATCTCCAAAGGATAAATTCATCGTGAAAGATGATAAAACAAAGGATAAAGTTTGGTGGGGAGACATCAACATTCCATTTGATGAAGATAAATTTGATGCACTTCATGAGAAAATGCTCAAGTTCCTTGAAGACAAAAAAGTGTATGTGAGAGACGCTTATGCAGGAGCGGATAAAACTTACAGACTTAACTTAAGAGTTGTAAATACTCAAGCATGGCATAATTTATTTTGCTACAATATGTTCTTAAGACCAGAAAAATACAAACTGGAAACTTTCGAGCCTACATTTACAATCATTAATGCACCAGAATTTGAAGCTGATCCAGAGGTTGATGGAACTCGTCAGAAAAACTTTGCAATCGTTAACTTTAGTAAAAACATCATATTAATTGGTGGGACTGGTTACGCTGGTGAAATGAAAAAAGGTATTTTCTCTGTACTTAACTTCACTTTACCAACTGAACACAATGTATTATCTATGCATTGCTCAGCTAATATGAGTGAAAAAGCTGATGGCGATACTGCTATTTTCTTCGGACTATCTGGAACAGGTAAAACTACATTATCAGCTGATGAAAACAGAGGTTTAATCGGTGATGATGAGCACGGTTGGACTGATAATGGTGTCTTCAACTTTGAAGGAGGTTGTTATGCTAAAACCATCGATTTAACCGAAGAAAAAGAGCCTCAGATTTACAAGGCTATAAAATTCGGTGCCATTGTTGAGAATACTCGTTTCTTTCCAGGAACAAGAACTGTAGATTACGAAAATACAGAAGTAACTCAAAATACAAGGACTGCATATCCTATTCACCATATTGAAAATGCAGTTAATCCATCAATCGGAGGTAAACCAAATAATATTTTCTTCCTTACTTGTGATGCATATGGTGTTTTACCTCCAATTTCTAAATTGACCAAAGGCCAGGCGATGTATCACTTCATTTCAGGTTATACTGCTAAAGTAGCAGGAACTGAAGCAGGTGTGACTGAGCCACAAACAGTTTTTAGTGCGTGTTTTGGTGCTCCTTTCTTACCACTTCACCCAACTCAGTATGCTGAGATGTTAGGAAAGAAAATGGATGAGCAGGACGTAACTGTGTGGTTAGTAAACACAGGTTGGTCTGGAGGTCCTTACGGAGTAGGTTCTAGAATGAAATTAAAATACACTAGAGCAATGATTACTGCTGCATTAAACGGTGGGTTAGATGAAGTTGGTTACAGAAATCATTCTGTATTTGGATGCGCTATCCCTGCTACTTGTCCTGATGTTCCTTCTGAGGTATTAAGCCCTAGGGAAACTTGGAAAAATGACAAAGGCTATTACCAAATGGCTAATAAACTAGCAGAAGAATTTAATGCTAATTTCAAAAAATTTGAAGAATTCGCTAATGATGAAATCATGGCGGGTGCTCCAAAGCCAAATTTATCTAAAGTATAAAATAAACTTTTTCAGTTAAGTTAAGTACACTGCCGTAAGATTAAGTTCTTGCGGCAGTTTTGTTTATAACAAATACTGATAACGCTACTTTTAAAATTACTTTAAAATCAATTGAACTCTTATTTTAAGTATGAATATTAATCAAGAAGATGTATTCCCGATTATGGGTAAGTGGCTAAATAAAAGCAACAGTGAATTATTAGATTTCTCTGATCGTAATAAAGACCTTCTTCGATTTGATTTAAAATCAACCAAAGATTTTGATCAATATGTATTTGATTATTTAAAAATGAAAGAAAAGCAATATGGACATGGTGGTTATTTAGAAAATAGAACCATTTACCAAAGAAGTGCTCATTTTCAAAAAGGAGAATCAAGATGCATGCATTTAGGAGTTGATGTTTGGTGTGAAGCTCATCATCCACTATATGCGCCTACTGAAGCTATAATTCATAGCTTTGCCAATAATAACAACTTTGGTGACTATGGACCTACAATTATATTAGAACATAATATCAATCACATTCAATTCTATACATTATATGGACATCTAAGTTTAAAAAGTATAGGAAATATTAAAGAAGGGCAGCTTATAAAGAAAGGCGAAAAATTCTGCGAAGTAGGGCCTTATCCTGAAAATGGCGACTGGCCACCCCATTTGCATTTTCAATTAATTACTGACATGAAAGACAAATTAGGAGACTTCCCAGGTGTTTGTGCTCCTTCTGAATTAAACGAGTTTAAAAGAATTTGCCTAGATCCAAATTTTATGATTTTAAAAGAATAGAGATATCAATCTGATGACTGAATCCAAATATGATAATCAGTATCCCATATAACATTAGCCGAAGCATTTTCAGCTTTCATTACAAATATTGCTGGGTTTTTAGCGGGAACTGATTTTGAACCCGCTATATCACCATTGCTACTAGTATAAAATTGGTCCAGTTGAGCATTTCTATTCACCTTTCAAATATCCATCCAATCATAATCAGCTCCTCCATTTCCAAACTCTATTCCAGCTCCTAACACATACTGTTTAACTTTAGTTGATTGCAAATGAGCAATTGATGTAGTTAGAAAGAATAAAAAAGTATAAGGAACCGAGAAATATCATCAATAATATTTTGTTTTGATCTATTTTTTATCGCTGAAACAATACTTTTCTAGTTTTTTATAAAAATATTTGATTTATTATTTTGATAAATATAACAGCAATAAATCTATATATTATCTTAATGTTAATAACCATATAAGATATTCAACTTTTGAATATGAATATTATCAAATAATGAAAAAATATTCGAGAAGAAGATTAATAGCGTACACAATCCATCTTTTCAAAATATTATTCTGTCAATATTTACTTAAAGCATTTGAAAACAAACATATTTTGGTTAAAATCTTAGACATTACCTTACATTACAATTAAAACTCTTAATATTTATATCACACTACAAGTGATTGTATTTTAAAAATTTGCTCACACCTTTGCATCGTCAAACACAAACAAACAACACGACAATGAAAAAATTATTAGTATCTGCCTTAATCTTATGTGCATCAGTTGTTGCAACTGCAAACAACAAAGTTGTTCCTACTAAAAAATTAAAGGTTACAAGTAATGTAGAAGTGAAAAAAGCAACTTTAACATACTTACCAACTTCTAATGAAAAAGTATTAGTAAAAATTATTAACGAAAGAGGCGAGGTAGTTTACAAAGAAACTATCAATGAAACTAAAACATTTGTAAGACCTTACGACTTCAGTCAATTAAGCAGTGATAAATTTATCATTCTAGTAAAAGAAGGTAAAGAAGTTTATAAAGAAGTAATTGATTTAAATGATGAATTGACATCCAATTTTGACTTAGTGGCTTCGACTAAAGAAATTAACGAAAATACTTTTGAAGTAAAAGTATTACAAAGCCAAAAGCAGGATGTAAACATTGTGATAAGAGATCAAAACGGTAGAGTTTTATATTCATCTAATATAGAAGATAGAGCTAGCTTTATTCAACAATTTGAGTTAACTCAAAAATATGGAGAAGTTACTTTAGAAGTATCAAACAAAAGAAATTCAAAGACAATAGTACTTTAAATTCATAGAGTATATTTAGTTTAGGTTAGGGAAAAGCTTGCAAATACAAGCTTTTTTTATTTGTTCACCATACCGCTCATTTGCTTAACAATGAATTTTACTGCACCGGCTGGGCTTAATCTGTAAAATAGATCAAGAAAACGAGCATCACTCCCAACCATTACTCTAAATTTTTTCTTCTCAATTGCTTTTAACATTATTGAAGCTGCTTTTTCAGAAGACAACATTTTCGGTGCTTTCCCCTGCCCTGCTTGATCAGTATTCTTCATTTCAACACCTGAATTCTTAGTAATATTTGTGTTGATAGCTCCTGGGTGAATTACGGTTACTCCCACATTAGTTTCCTTTAATTCAGCATACAAACCCTCAGTTAATAATTTAACTGCTGCTTTAGAAGCTCCATAAAAAGTTTGGCCTGGAAATGGAATAAAGCCCCCCATACTTGAAACATTAGCTATATGAGCCTCAGGTCGTTTAAGCAAATGAGGTAGAAAGGCTTTTGTCATATAAAGCGTACCATAAAAATTAATATTCATGATACGCTCAATCCTATCGTAATCTAATTCATTTACATCAATAAAAGGCTGAATAATTCCTGCGTTATTAATTACGCCATCAACATTACCAAAATGCTTGATAACTTCATCAGGAAAACTTTCAACTTGTTCTCGATCGGATATGTTAAGGTTACGAGTATAGAGATTACTGGCTTTTTCTTTTGCCAATTCTTTGGTTTCTGCTAACGCTTCATCATGAATATCTACAGTGGCTACCTTAGCTCCTTTATTCAGTAACTGCAAGACTAATTCTCGACCCATACCACTGCCGCCACCTGTTACTACGATTACTTTATTCTCGAACTTCATAATCTTTAATTATCATTAAACGCATATTAATATATACGCTATAATTAATTAAAAGACTGTGAGATTACAGAATTTAATGGTAAAAAGAAGAAATGATATTCAATGATGAAATTATTCAACTAATGCTCCTGCAATAGTAGCAGTCATCATACATGCAATCGTGGCTGCTAACAATGCTCTCATACCCAACTTAGATAAATTACCCTGTTGATTTGGGGCCATCCCCCCTATTCCACCTACCTGAATAGCGATAGAGCTAAAGTTTGAGAATCCACAAAGCGCATAGGTTGCTATGATAATAGATTTATTACTTAAAATGTTTTGAGTCTTCATGTCTGCTAAACCAAGATAAGCTACAAACTCATTAATAGCTGTCTTTTGACCTAATAAACTACCTACAGCCAGCGTATCATTCCATTCTACCCCCATAGCAAAAGCAAATAATCTAAAAATTTGACCTAAGATATATTCTAAACTAAAACTATCGAAAGTTCCATCAGTAGAGCTTGCCACTAATGCATTTAAACCTGTCCACTCTCCTATTAAATTACCTAGGAAATAATTGATAGCAGCAATAACCGCTATAAAGGCTAATAACATTCCACCAATGTTTAAGGCAAGCTTTAAGCCTTCCGCAGCCCCATTAGATAAGGCATCAATTAAATTTACACCCAATTTATCTTGACTGACATGCAAGGTATCATCAATATCATCTGGATTTGTCTCAGGTATAAGTATTTTAGAAATCACAATTGCAGCGGGAGCATTCATTATGGAAGCACTTAATAAGTAAGAAGCAAAACGTGCTTTCTCTACCGGATCATCACCTCCTAAAAAGGCAACATATCCAGCTAAAACACCACCTGCGATAGTCGCCATTCCCCCAGTCATTAAACACATTAATTCAGAGCGAGTCATATTGGGAACAAAAGGTCTAACTAATAATGGGGCTTCAGTCTGACCTAAAAATATATTCCCGGCAGCTGACAAACTCTCAGCACCAGACAATCGCATGGTTCGAGACATTACCCAAGCAATACCATAAACCAATTTTTGAAGAATTCCTAAATAATAAAGACCAGCCGTAACAGTGGAGAAGAAAATAACCGTTGGAAGCACTTGGAATGCAAAAATAAAACCCAAAGAATCACCTGCTAAGTCACCAAACAGGAATCTGGCACCATCCCCAGAGAAGCTTAAAAATACCACAAAGGCCTCAGAAACCTTTTTGAACATTAATTCAACAAATTCAACCTTAGTAATTAATAAACCGAAGATGATTTGAAGTAATAAGCCAGTACCCACTAAACGCCAATCAATTTTCTTCTTGTTTACTGAAAATAGCCAAGCAAAACCAACTAAAACCAATAAACCAATAAGACCTCTGAGATAATCCATATAAATTTTTAAAGCAGCGACAAAATTAAAGGAATGTCTCTAATTAAAAAATCTGAATCATATCAATTAGCCAAAATATTGAGTAGAATAAATAAATGGTAGTTCATACAAAATAATTAATTTTGGGTATGCAGTTATTCTACCAGCCTCATTTACCAGAAATTAAGCATTTAGATCTTGATGAATCTAAGCATTGTATAAAAGTTCTACGAATGAAGTCAGGCGATGAAATTAATCTCATTGATGGAAAAGGTACATTTTACAAAGCTAAAATTACAAATGAGAATCATAAACAGTGTGAATTTGAAATAATTAGCACTGAAAAGGAGGCTGATTTCAATTTTCATAGGCACATTGCTATCGCTCCTACTAAAAATATTGACCGCATTGAATGGTTAGTTGAAAAAGCCACTGAATTTGGCATTGATGAAATCAGCTTTTTTCAAAGCTTTCATTCAGAGAGAAAAGTAATTAAAATTGACCGCTTGGAAAAGAAAGTTATAAGTGCCATGAAGCAATCAATAAAAGCGAAAAAGCCGATTATAAATCAGATTGATTCCTTACAGAATATTATTTCAAATGCTAAAGAAGCTAATAAATTTATAGCCTATGTAGATTTTCAAAATACTACATATTTAAAGAATGAATTAAAAAATAATCTAGATTCAATTATTCTAATTGGCCCTGAAGGTGATTTTACTGAAGAAGAAGTAGAGTTATCTGAAAAAAAAGGCTTTAAAAAAGTTAGCTTAGGCAAAAGCAGATTAAGAACTGAAACTGCTGCCTTAGCTGCGGTCCACTTAATGAATCTAATTGCAGAATGATTAAAAATTAGATTCAGAAGAAAGCATATTTGGTAATTTTAATGTAATTGTAGTTCCTTTATCAATCTGTGATTTTATTTCAAATTCACCATCAAGCTTTGTAAGCATATTTTTAACAATGTAAAGACCTAATCCCGAGCCTTCTTTGCTATCTTCACCTCTATAAAACATGTCAAATACTTTTTCCAATTGATTGTTGGGGATCCCAATTCCATTATCGATTATTTCAATCTTAAAATATTTATTCTCATGGCTCACTTTTATTTTAACAGTTGATTTACTTTTGTTAGGGTCAGAATATTTAATTGCATTTGATATCAGATTATTTAGGATAACTTCTAGTCTCGCGTTATCCGAGAATACAATTGAACCAGCTTTTATATCTTTTATAAAGTCAATTTTTTCCATCCCATCTATGTAATTATTATTTTCAATAATATCATCCACAAAATCCTCTATTTCTATTGACTCTACTTTAATTTCAGTTCTTGCATTTCTTGAAATCTCAATTACCTCTTTTATGAAATTTGTTAAACGTTCTATTCGATTTTCTATCCTAATAAAATAGTCCATTACGTGCTCATCCTTTACTTCATATTTTGCCAGGTTTATTAAACCTAAAATTGATGACAAAGGAGCTTTTAAATCATGTGAAGCACTATATACAAAATGATCTAATTCATTATTAGCTAATTCCAATTCATTATTTTTCTGTTTTAATTCCAGTAATGTTTCTTGTCTCTTTTTATCAATTAGCGTATTGATTACATCAATATTGTACATACTAAACACCATTCCAAAAACTGAGATGAACATATTTACATAAAAAGAACTCGGTTCTGATTTGCCTTCAGTCCAGTTTAATTCACCAAATGGCTGATAGGCGGTTAATTCTAAAATTAACAAAAGGGATACCACGTAAATCATGGAATAGTATTTATACCGTCTTTCCTCATTTTTAAAGATGAGGAAAATAACAGCTATTATGGGGAAGAAAATAAGATAAAGACCAATAGTCTTGGGAATTACGGAAGCATAACAAAAAATAAACGCTGGCCCTAAAACTATAAAGATGAATTTTGCTAGCAGATTTCTTCCACTTTCATTTATCAAAAAAGTAGCTATGAAAATAAATACAATTATTAAATCTAGCCCTACAGCAACAAAATTTAAAAACCAAATGTCATTAATTATTTGAATTGCAGCTGCAATAATTGCTATAATGGAAAACTGAGAAAGCAAAATATTAGGTTTTTGCTCAAGCTCTTTTTCAATTCGCGACCACTTATTCGGATTTAAAAATCTAAACACCAATTTTAAATTTCAGTTAACAATTTAAAATATTAAAATAATATGGTTTTTCATCTACAATTAAAGATTTACAAAGAATCAATTCGATGAAACAAACCTTTTACCAATTAAATAAAAGGATTTCTACTTTTGAAAATGTTGAGATAACTTTAATCAATGAAATTATTTTCAATTGAAAAAGAGTTACAGTATCAATTAAAACTAACTATTAAACTATACTTTTAACATATGAAGCAATTACTATTTGTACTTAGCATCAGCATGCTATTTTCCTACCAAACTGCAAATGCACAGCTTTTTGGTAAGAA is drawn from Marivirga arenosa and contains these coding sequences:
- a CDS encoding peptide MFS transporter; this encodes MNSEKTFFGHPRGLATLFFTEFWERFSYYGMRALLVLFMVASIETGGLGLDDKSATAIYGLYTMFVYLLALPGGWLADRFFGLQKAVWYGGIIIACGHFAMAVPTDEFFFIGLILIVIGTGLLKPNISSIVGGLYKDNEPARRDAGFSIFYMGINLGAVIAPLITGYLGESINWHLGFGAAGVGMLLGVIQYRASSKYLGDIGAQPEGYDPADTKQIGFRRKVKLGIWTFLIGLIALVLATTFGIINIDVVSVANISSFVVAAALVLFFVAIFLFSGLNQDEKKKIGAIALLLLFSAVFWSGFEQAGSSLNLFAERYTDRMIGGWEMPASFLQSVNPMFIIILSPVFGWFWIQLAKRNLNPSIPLKFAFGLIFLGLGFGVMILAATLVISSDTVLPTWLLITYFLHTTGELFLSPVGLSAVTKLAPKRLVGQMMGAWFMSVAFGNLIAGLVAGEFDQNAIAENPSLLPDIFQFITIFIVGAGIVALILTPLIRKLTGNVH
- the pckA gene encoding phosphoenolpyruvate carboxykinase (ATP), translated to MKEFGLKSSKSGLEDLGLKNVAEAYWNLSPAELTEHALANGEGVLTDTGALMCDTGKFTGRSPKDKFIVKDDKTKDKVWWGDINIPFDEDKFDALHEKMLKFLEDKKVYVRDAYAGADKTYRLNLRVVNTQAWHNLFCYNMFLRPEKYKLETFEPTFTIINAPEFEADPEVDGTRQKNFAIVNFSKNIILIGGTGYAGEMKKGIFSVLNFTLPTEHNVLSMHCSANMSEKADGDTAIFFGLSGTGKTTLSADENRGLIGDDEHGWTDNGVFNFEGGCYAKTIDLTEEKEPQIYKAIKFGAIVENTRFFPGTRTVDYENTEVTQNTRTAYPIHHIENAVNPSIGGKPNNIFFLTCDAYGVLPPISKLTKGQAMYHFISGYTAKVAGTEAGVTEPQTVFSACFGAPFLPLHPTQYAEMLGKKMDEQDVTVWLVNTGWSGGPYGVGSRMKLKYTRAMITAALNGGLDEVGYRNHSVFGCAIPATCPDVPSEVLSPRETWKNDKGYYQMANKLAEEFNANFKKFEEFANDEIMAGAPKPNLSKV
- a CDS encoding peptidoglycan DD-metalloendopeptidase family protein, translated to MNINQEDVFPIMGKWLNKSNSELLDFSDRNKDLLRFDLKSTKDFDQYVFDYLKMKEKQYGHGGYLENRTIYQRSAHFQKGESRCMHLGVDVWCEAHHPLYAPTEAIIHSFANNNNFGDYGPTIILEHNINHIQFYTLYGHLSLKSIGNIKEGQLIKKGEKFCEVGPYPENGDWPPHLHFQLITDMKDKLGDFPGVCAPSELNEFKRICLDPNFMILKE
- a CDS encoding SDR family NAD(P)-dependent oxidoreductase codes for the protein MKFENKVIVVTGGGSGMGRELVLQLLNKGAKVATVDIHDEALAETKELAKEKASNLYTRNLNISDREQVESFPDEVIKHFGNVDGVINNAGIIQPFIDVNELDYDRIERIMNINFYGTLYMTKAFLPHLLKRPEAHIANVSSMGGFIPFPGQTFYGASKAAVKLLTEGLYAELKETNVGVTVIHPGAINTNITKNSGVEMKNTDQAGQGKAPKMLSSEKAASIMLKAIEKKKFRVMVGSDARFLDLFYRLSPAGAVKFIVKQMSGMVNK
- a CDS encoding NupC/NupG family nucleoside CNT transporter yields the protein MDYLRGLIGLLVLVGFAWLFSVNKKKIDWRLVGTGLLLQIIFGLLITKVEFVELMFKKVSEAFVVFLSFSGDGARFLFGDLAGDSLGFIFAFQVLPTVIFFSTVTAGLYYLGILQKLVYGIAWVMSRTMRLSGAESLSAAGNIFLGQTEAPLLVRPFVPNMTRSELMCLMTGGMATIAGGVLAGYVAFLGGDDPVEKARFASYLLSASIMNAPAAIVISKILIPETNPDDIDDTLHVSQDKLGVNLIDALSNGAAEGLKLALNIGGMLLAFIAVIAAINYFLGNLIGEWTGLNALVASSTDGTFDSFSLEYILGQIFRLFAFAMGVEWNDTLAVGSLLGQKTAINEFVAYLGLADMKTQNILSNKSIIIATYALCGFSNFSSIAIQVGGIGGMAPNQQGNLSKLGMRALLAATIACMMTATIAGALVE
- a CDS encoding 16S rRNA (uracil(1498)-N(3))-methyltransferase; the encoded protein is MQLFYQPHLPEIKHLDLDESKHCIKVLRMKSGDEINLIDGKGTFYKAKITNENHKQCEFEIISTEKEADFNFHRHIAIAPTKNIDRIEWLVEKATEFGIDEISFFQSFHSERKVIKIDRLEKKVISAMKQSIKAKKPIINQIDSLQNIISNAKEANKFIAYVDFQNTTYLKNELKNNLDSIILIGPEGDFTEEEVELSEKKGFKKVSLGKSRLRTETAALAAVHLMNLIAE
- a CDS encoding sensor histidine kinase, which translates into the protein MFRFLNPNKWSRIEKELEQKPNILLSQFSIIAIIAAAIQIINDIWFLNFVAVGLDLIIVFIFIATFLINESGRNLLAKFIFIVLGPAFIFCYASVIPKTIGLYLIFFPIIAVIFLIFKNEERRYKYYSMIYVVSLLLILELTAYQPFGELNWTEGKSEPSSFYVNMFISVFGMVFSMYNIDVINTLIDKKRQETLLELKQKNNELELANNELDHFVYSASHDLKAPLSSILGLINLAKYEVKDEHVMDYFIRIENRIERLTNFIKEVIEISRNARTEIKVESIEIEDFVDDIIENNNYIDGMEKIDFIKDIKAGSIVFSDNARLEVILNNLISNAIKYSDPNKSKSTVKIKVSHENKYFKIEIIDNGIGIPNNQLEKVFDMFYRGEDSKEGSGLGLYIVKNMLTKLDGEFEIKSQIDKGTTITLKLPNMLSSESNF